From Curtobacterium sp. MCBA15_012:
CGGCCTCGGCCGCGGCGAGCCCGGCCTGGACCTCGAGGTCGTCCTCCGCCGACCGACCGGAGCGGTCGGAGCGGTCGGACCGGTCGGGCTGCTCGGAGCCGCCGTTCGCGTCGTCGTGCTGCTCCTGGAGCGCCGAGCGCTGCCGCAGCGGCGGCACACGGAAGAACCAGGTGAGGACGAACGCCAGCAGGATCACGCCGAGGCCGACCCAGTAGATCGTCACGGACGAGGCGTTGAAGCCCGCCATGAACGGCCGGGTGAGGCGGCTGTCGGCGCCGGTGAGGAACGAGGTGTCGTTCGTGCTCGTGGCGTTGCTGCTCGAGCCGCTGCCGTCCTCGATCTTCTTCGCGAGCTCCGGCGTCAGCTGGTCGACCCAGTAGGAGCGTTGCGCGGCGTCCGACCAGTCGACCGAGACGGTGCCGTCCTGGACGCTGGCGTGGGCCTGCTCCGCGACGGCCTGCAGTGCTGCGGCCTCGGCGGCCGGGGTGGCGTCGGCGACCTGCTGGTCGGTGACGGTCTGCGCGGCGGCCTGGGGCAGGGCGCCCGCGGCCACCTGTGCCTGCACGGCGGCGGTCACCTTCGCCGTGACCTGGGCGTCGGCGGCGGCCTTCGCCTCGACCGATGCGTCGTCGAGCTTCGACTGCACGGTCTGCTGCAGCGGCGTGGTGATCGGGGCCCAGATCTTGTCGATCGCGCCCTGGTTCGCGGCCTTGCCCGCGACGGCCGGGTCGAGCGCGGCGGACAGCGCCGGCTTGAGGTCGGCCTGGTTCGCGGTCGCCGACAGGATGTTGCTCGGCATGACCGAGAACAGGATCGACAGGAGCACGGCGGTGCCGAGCGTGCCGCCGATCTGGCGGAAGAACGTGGCCGACGACGTGGCGACGCCCATGTCCCGGGCCTCGACGGACCCCTGCGAGGCGAGGGTCAGCGACTGCATGACCGAGCCGAGCCCGAGCCCGATGAGGAACATGCCGATCATGAGGAACCAGAGCGGCTTGTCGATCGTCATGAAGGTCAGGACGACGTAGCCGGCGGAGACCAGGAACGTGCCGATGACCGGGAAGATCCGGTAACGACCGACCCGGGCGACGATCTGACCGCTCGTGATCGACGCGATCATCAGTCCGCCCACGAGCGGCAGCGTGGCGAAGCCGGACTCGGTCGGGGTGAGCCCGACGACGATCTGCAGGTACAGCGGGATGGTCAGCATCGCGCCGAACATCGCGAAGCCGACGAGGAACCCGATGACGGTCGCCATCGAGAACGTGCCCGAGCGGAACAGCTTGAGCGGGATGATCGCGGCGTCGCCCATCTTCGACTCGACGAGCAGGAGCGCGACGAGGCCGAGGACGCCGATCACGTAGCTGGCGATCGCGGCGGGGGAGCCCCAGCCCCAGGTGCGGCCCTGCTCCGCCACGAGCAGCAGCGGCACGAGCGTGACGATGACCGCGGTGGCGCCCCACCAGTCGACCTTCGGCTTGTCGCCCTTGCCGTGCACCTTCGGCAGGTGCAGGAAGACGATCACCATGACGAGCGCGGCGATGCCGATCGGCACGTTGATGAGGAGGACCCAGCGCCAGCCGGTGATCCAGAGGATCTCGGAGGAGCCGGCGAGCAGCCCGCCGATGAGTGGGCCGATCACGGAGGAGATGCCGAAGACGGCCAGGAAGTAGCCCTGGTACTTCGCGCGCTCCCGCGGGGCGAGGATGTCGCCCATGATCGCCAGCGGCAGCGACATGAGCGCGCCGGCGCCGATGCCCTGCACGGCGCGGAAGGCCGCGAGCATGAGCATCGAGGTGGACATCGAGGACAGCACGGCGCCGAGGATGAACACGACGATGCCGAAGATGTAGAGGGGCCGGCGGCCGAAGATGTCGGAGAGCTTGCCGTAGATCGGCGTCGCGATCGTCGACGTGATCAGGTAGGCGGTCGTGACCCAGGCCTGCTGGTCGAGCCCGTGCAGGTCGTCGCCGATGGTGCGGATGGCCGTGCCGAACACCGTCTGGCCGAGGGACGACAGGAACATTCCCGCCATCAGGCCGTAGATCACGAGGAGGATCTGGCGGTGCGTCATGAGCGGCTGCCCGGGTGCGCCGGACGCGGGTGCGCCGGTCGCGCCGGGGGCGGCGTCGGGCACGGCGGCGTGGCGGCCGTGCTGCACCGGGACGGGTGCGGTGGCGGTCATCGAACTCCTTTTTCGGGCTGTGTAACTTTGCAGACCGCGCAACGATACCTCCATTGCTTCCACGAAGCAACTAAATGGTCACCGGTAGCCTGAGCCCGTGACCGACGCCCGAGCCGACGCCGAACGACTGCTCCGTGCCCAGCTCGACCGACTCTGGGTCCGGCAGACCCTGCGGGCGTCGCTGATCGAGTCCCAGGGCGGCCTCGACCCGACGGCCCGCGTGATCCTCCGCGCCGTCGACCGGTCCGGCGCGGTGCGCTCGATGGCCATCGCCGACGCCACGGGGCTGTCCCGCCCGGTCGTCAGCCGCCGGGTCGCCTCGCTCGTGGAGTCCGGGCACCTCGACACCGCCCCCGACCCCGCCGACGGTCGCGCCGCGCTCGTGTCGGTCGCGCCGGCCGGTCGGGAGCTCCTGGACACGCTGGCGGGCGCGGGGGCCGAGGTCGCCGACGAGCTCACGCAGGCGTTCGCGACCGAGGAGCTCCAGACGCTCGCGGGACTGCTGGCACGGCTGAACGACCGCGCGGACACGGTGCTCGGCATCGGCGCGCCGGACGGCGACCGCCCGGCCTGAGCGTGCGGCCCGCGTCCGCGGCGCGGTCGGGCGACGGTCGGAGGCGCGGTGCGGGCCCGCCACGCACCCTGCCCACCCGACCCGCTGGCGGTCGGGAGGCGCGGTGCGGGCCCGCCACGCACCCTCCGGTCGCGACCCACTGACGGACGGGAGGCGCGGTGCGGCACCGCCACGAGCCTCCCGTCCGGCCCCGGTCCGGGCCGCCCGCAGGCGGGCCGGGTCGCCGTGGGGGCCACGTCCGCGGTACCGTTTCCGCATGAGCACGGACACCGCCACCACCACCGAGACCGCCGACGAGGGGCCCGTGGTGACCTTCGCCGACCTCGGCCTGAGCGACCCGGTGCTCAAGGCCGTCAAGGACATCGGCTACGAGACCCCCTCCGCCATCCAGGAAGCGACGATCCCGACGCTGCTCGCGGGCCGCGACGTCGTCGGCCTCGCGCAGACCGGAACCGGCAAGACCGCGGCGTTCGCGCTGCCGATCCTGTCCCGCATGGAGTCGGGCAGCAAGGTGCCGCAGGCGCTCGTGCTGTCACCGACCCGCGAGCTCGCGCTGCAGGTGTGCGAGGCCTTCGAGCAGTTCGCGTCGCACATGAAGCACGTCCACGTGCTGCCGGTCTACGGCGGTCAGGCGTACGGCGTGCAGCTGTCGGCCCTGCGTCGCGGCGTCGACGTCGTGGTCGGCACCCCCGGCCGCATCATGGACCACATCGCGAAGGGCACGCTCGACCTGTCCGAGCTGAAGTACCTCGTGCTCGACGAGGCCGACGAGATGCTCAAGATGGGCTTCGCCGAGGACGTCGAGACGATCCTCGCCGAGACCCCGGACGACAAGCAGGTCGCGCTGTTCTCGGCGACGATGCCCGCGCAGATCCGCCGCATCTCGCAGCAGTACCTCAACGACCCGTCCGAGATCACGGTCAAGACCAAGACGAAGACGGCCGCGAACATCACGCAGCGGTACCTCATCGTGTCGTACCCGCAGAAGGTCGACGCCCTGACCCGCATCCTCGAGGTCGAGGACTTCGAGGGCATGATCGTCTTCGTCCGCACCAAGAGCGAGACCGAGACCCTGGCCGAGAAGCTCCGGGCCCGCGGCTACGCTGCGGCGGCCATCAGCGGTGACGTCGCCCAGGCGCAGCGCGAGCGCACCGTGAACCAGCTCAAGTCGGGCAAGCTCGACATCCTCGTGGCGACCGACGTCGCGGCCCGTGGTCTCGACGTCGACCGCATCACCCACGTGGTGAACTTCGACATCCCCGTCGACATCGAGTCCTACGTGCACCGCATCGGCCGCACCGGTCGTGCCGGCCGCAAGGGCGACTCGATCAGCTTCGTCACGCCGCGCGAGCGTCGCCTGCTCTCGGCGATCGAGCGCCACACCAAGCAGCCGCTCACGCAGATGCAGCTGCCGACGATCGACGACGTCAACGAGACGCGCCTGACCCGCTTCGACGACGCGATCACCGCCGCGCTCGAGCAGCAGGACCGCATCGAGAAGTTCCGCGAGGTCATCGCGCACTACGTCCGCAACCACGACGTCCCCGCCGAGGACGTCTCCGCGGCCCTCGCCGTCGTCGCCCAGGGTGACGACCCGCTGCTGCTCGACCCGAACTCGGACGCGCTCCGCAACCAGGTCGACCGTGACGGCCGTCGTGGCGACGACCGCGCCGACCGTGGTGACCGCGGTGACCGTGCCGAGCGCGGTCCCCGTCGCTCGCAGCCGATGGCCGCGTACCGCATCGAGGTCGGCCGCCGGCACCGTGTCGAGCCGCGCCAGATCGTCGGCGCGCTCGCGAACGAGGGCGGGCTCCGCCGCGACGACTTCGGGTCGATCCAGATCCGCCCGGACTTCTCGATCGTCGAGCTGCCCCAGGACATGGACCCGGGCGTGCTCGACCGCCTGTCGGACACCCGGATCAGCGGCAAGCTCATCGAGATCCGCCCGGACTCCCGCGGCGGCGGTGCCCGTCGCGACGACCGCGGCTCGCGCGGCGGGTACGACCGCGACTCGCGCGGCGGTGGCCGGGGCGGCTACGACCGCGACTCCCGTGGTGGCGACCGTGACGACCGCGGCGGCGACGACCGCGGTGCGCGCCGACCGCGGTACTGATGCGCTGACCGGGCGCGCTGCGGCGTCCCCGGTCCCGACGGGCGTGCCCGGACCTCCCGAGGTCCGGGCACGCCCGTCGTCGTCCACCGGCCGGTCGGGGGGTTGCGGCACGGTGGACAGAGCGGTTCACTCGGACGAGGGCACCGTGTCCAGCCGTCAGGAGGCACCCACCCATGCGTTCGATCGTCTACACCAGCACGCAGACCCGTCCGATCACGGACGCGGAGCTCGCCCAGATCCTGGCCGTCGGCCGCGAGAAGAACACGAGCATGGGCGTGACGGGCATCCTCGCGCACAAGGCCGACAACTGCATCGGCATCCTCGAGGGGGACGACGAGGTCGTGGGCGCCCGCTTCGAGCAGGTCCGCCTCGACCCCCGCCACACCAACGTGCGGGTGCTGCTCGACGAACCCATCGAGCAGCGGTCGTTCCCGGACTGGTCGATGGCGTTCCAGCCACTCGATCCGCTGATGCAGCAGGTCCCGGGCTTCAGTGACCTGTTCGCCCCCGGGCAACCCGCCGACCCGGCGTTCGGGTCGGCCCGGGCACGCGGGCTGCTCGAGTGGTTCCGGAAGCACCCGCTCGCGCCGCTGACGAGCCGGACCGCGGAGGAGGACGAGGCGCCCCGCTCCCTGGCGATCATCGGCGCCATCATCGCGCTGCGCGACGGCGGTGTCTCGCGGTTCGGGCTCGACGTCGCAGCGGCGCACGCGGGCATGCCCGTCGAGGACCTGCGGCAGGTCTTCCCGACCGAGGGGTCGCTGCTCGCGGCCACGGTCGAGCGGTGGACGCGGACGGTCTCGGGTCCGCTGACGCCGCTCATCGCGGAGAAGGGCACGGTCGCGTTCCTGCACGCCCTCCTCCTCGCGCAGTCCGAGGAACCGGCGCTGGTCGAGCTCCTGGCCGCGAGCCTGGCGTCTGCGGCCGACCCGACCGTGGACGGTGCCGACTACCACCGCTCGACGTACCGGCGCTTCCGGCAGACGATCCGGGACGGCCTGGCCGCGGACGTCCGCGAGGGTCGGGAGCCCGCGACGATGGACCCGGTCCGCGGTGCACAGCAGCTCCTCGCCCTGCACGACGGCCTCCGGCTGCAGGCGCTCCTCACCGCGGACACCGACCTCGTCGACGCGTTCGACCGTGCGGCGACCCGCCTGCGCCGCGGCTGGTCCGAGCAGTACGAGCAGCCGTCCTACTGGGACGTCCCGGTCACCGGCGCCTGACGGGGGACCGCCCGGAGCGAGCGTCCGCGGTCGGTGGGGGCGTCGGCCGACGGCGACCGCCCCGAGGACGGGAGGCACGGTCCGGACCCGGACCGTGCCTCCCGTCCGTCGGTGGATCCGTCACGCGGTCGTGCCCTCGGCGGTCCGCCGGCAGACCTCGTCCCACGGCGTCGGCTCGAGCCCGAGGTGCGCCCGGGTCGCGCGGTCGTCGACGACGTACGGCCCGGTCCACTGGTAGCCGAGCTGGGCGACCTCGCGCATGAACGGCACGACGGTCCCGAGTGCGCGGAACACCCCGATCGGCAGCGACCGGACCCGCACGGCGGGCTTGCCGACCGACCGCAGCACGTCGGTGAGCGCCTGCTCCTGCGTGCGCGGCGCGTTCGTCGGCACGATCCACGTCCGCCCGTGCGCGGTCGGGTCGTCGGTCGCGGCGACGAGCGTGCGGGCGACGTCCCCGACGTCGGTGTACGAGTGCGGCTGGTCGGTCCGGCCGATCACCGTGGCCGCCCTCCCGCGCAGCGCCCCGGGGAGGACCCGCGTGACGTGCCCGTTCGCCCCCACGCCCGGTCCGACGTAGTCGGCGCCGCGGACCTCGACGGCGCGGAGCCGGCCGGCCTCGTGCGCGGCGCGGGCGTCCGCCCACATCCGGGCCCGGAGGACGCCCTTGTGGTCGGTCGCCGCGTCGGGCAGGTCGGCGCGCATCGGTCCGGTCACCGGGCCGTACGGGTACAGGTTGCCCGTGATCCCGTAGACCGCGCCGGTCCGCTCGGCGGTCTCGAGCAGCGCGGTGGCGAGCGGCGGCCACACGCGCTCCCACTGGGTGTAGTCGCCCGGGTTCGCGCAGTTGTACAGGGCAGCGGCGCCCTCGGTGACCCGGGTGAGGGCCGCGGCGTCGGACGCGTCGAGGGCGACGTGCCGGACGCCGGCGACCCCGCTGTCCCGTCCGGAGCGGGTGACGACGACGACCTCGTCGCCGCGCCCGGCGAGGTGGGCGGCGACGTGGCGGCCGACGGGGCCGGCGCCGACGACGACGTGGTGACGGGACATGGTGCCTCCTGGCAGGTCTGGGAGAGCAGTGCTCTCGGAACTGAGTGTGGAGGACGGCGGCGCAGATTGCAAGAGCAGTGCTCTCGTTCGCGTGCACTGCTCTCGCGTGGCAGGCTGGACGGCATGGTGGACAAGGCCCCGACCGCGCGTGCGCTCGCCCGCGAGACCGTCCGCACCGCGATCCTCGACGCGGCACGGGCCCGGCTGACCGAGGAGGGGCCGGCGCAGCTGAGCCTCCGCGCCGTCGCCCGCGACGTCGGCATGGTCTCGTCTGCCGTGTACCGGTACTTCCCGAGCCGCGACGACCTGCTCACGGCGCTGCTCGTGCTCGACTACGACGAGCTCGGTGCCGCCGTCGAGGCCGCCGAGTCGCCCGTCGACCGCGCGGACCACGTCGGTCGCTGGGTCGCCGCGTGCCGCGCGATCCGCGGGTGGGCGGTCGCGCACCCCGGCGACTTCGCGCTGCTCTACGGCTCGCCGGTCCCCGGCTACGTCGCGCCGCAGGACACCGTCGCGCCCGCGTCGCGCACGACGCACGTGCTCCTGCGGGTGGTCACCGACGCGTGGGCCGCGGTCCCCGGGTCGGCCCTGCCCCCGGACTGGAGGCTCGGTGCGGGCCCGTCGGTCGACTCGCGCCCCGGGACCGCCGCGTCCGTCGCCGACGCGGTCCGGTACGCCGCGACCCACGGCTTCCACGCCGACCCCGCACCCGAGGTCGTGCTCCGCACGCTGATGGCCTGGACCACCGTGTACGGGATGCTGTCGTTCGAGCTCTTCGGGCACGCCGTCGGGTCGGTGTCCGACCACGCCGCGTACTTCGACGAGGTCGTCGTCCGCCTCGCGCACGACCTGGGCCTCGCCTCGCCGCATCCCGTCCCCTGAACGGGGCGTCGGCTGACAGGTGTGGTGCACCTACGGTAGACAGGCCTGTACCGACGCACTCACCAGCGTCGCCCGGCACATCAGGGGAGGATGCCGATGACCGCGATCGACGTCAGTCGTCAGGACCGTCGACGTCTGACGTCCGGCACCCCGCCCCGGCGGCTCGCCGCGGTCCGCACGGTCGCCCTGCTCGCGTCGATCGCCGGGCTGAACTACATCGTGTGGCGCTGGGCGGCGTCGGTGAACTGGCACTCCTGGTGGATCGCCGTGCCGCTGATCCTCGCCGAGACCTACAGCGTGATCGACTCGCTCCTGTTCGCCTTCGGCGCCTGGCGGCTCCGGGAGCGCGGGGAACCGCCGACGAAGCCCGACGGGGACGTCACGGTCGACGTCTTCATCACGACCTAC
This genomic window contains:
- a CDS encoding MDR family MFS transporter; the protein is MTATAPVPVQHGRHAAVPDAAPGATGAPASGAPGQPLMTHRQILLVIYGLMAGMFLSSLGQTVFGTAIRTIGDDLHGLDQQAWVTTAYLITSTIATPIYGKLSDIFGRRPLYIFGIVVFILGAVLSSMSTSMLMLAAFRAVQGIGAGALMSLPLAIMGDILAPRERAKYQGYFLAVFGISSVIGPLIGGLLAGSSEILWITGWRWVLLINVPIGIAALVMVIVFLHLPKVHGKGDKPKVDWWGATAVIVTLVPLLLVAEQGRTWGWGSPAAIASYVIGVLGLVALLLVESKMGDAAIIPLKLFRSGTFSMATVIGFLVGFAMFGAMLTIPLYLQIVVGLTPTESGFATLPLVGGLMIASITSGQIVARVGRYRIFPVIGTFLVSAGYVVLTFMTIDKPLWFLMIGMFLIGLGLGSVMQSLTLASQGSVEARDMGVATSSATFFRQIGGTLGTAVLLSILFSVMPSNILSATANQADLKPALSAALDPAVAGKAANQGAIDKIWAPITTPLQQTVQSKLDDASVEAKAAADAQVTAKVTAAVQAQVAAGALPQAAAQTVTDQQVADATPAAEAAALQAVAEQAHASVQDGTVSVDWSDAAQRSYWVDQLTPELAKKIEDGSGSSSNATSTNDTSFLTGADSRLTRPFMAGFNASSVTIYWVGLGVILLAFVLTWFFRVPPLRQRSALQEQHDDANGGSEQPDRSDRSDRSGRSAEDDLEVQAGLAAAEAGSFTGPMTGSTPTQRR
- a CDS encoding MarR family winged helix-turn-helix transcriptional regulator, producing MTDARADAERLLRAQLDRLWVRQTLRASLIESQGGLDPTARVILRAVDRSGAVRSMAIADATGLSRPVVSRRVASLVESGHLDTAPDPADGRAALVSVAPAGRELLDTLAGAGAEVADELTQAFATEELQTLAGLLARLNDRADTVLGIGAPDGDRPA
- a CDS encoding DEAD/DEAH box helicase; its protein translation is MSTDTATTTETADEGPVVTFADLGLSDPVLKAVKDIGYETPSAIQEATIPTLLAGRDVVGLAQTGTGKTAAFALPILSRMESGSKVPQALVLSPTRELALQVCEAFEQFASHMKHVHVLPVYGGQAYGVQLSALRRGVDVVVGTPGRIMDHIAKGTLDLSELKYLVLDEADEMLKMGFAEDVETILAETPDDKQVALFSATMPAQIRRISQQYLNDPSEITVKTKTKTAANITQRYLIVSYPQKVDALTRILEVEDFEGMIVFVRTKSETETLAEKLRARGYAAAAISGDVAQAQRERTVNQLKSGKLDILVATDVAARGLDVDRITHVVNFDIPVDIESYVHRIGRTGRAGRKGDSISFVTPRERRLLSAIERHTKQPLTQMQLPTIDDVNETRLTRFDDAITAALEQQDRIEKFREVIAHYVRNHDVPAEDVSAALAVVAQGDDPLLLDPNSDALRNQVDRDGRRGDDRADRGDRGDRAERGPRRSQPMAAYRIEVGRRHRVEPRQIVGALANEGGLRRDDFGSIQIRPDFSIVELPQDMDPGVLDRLSDTRISGKLIEIRPDSRGGGARRDDRGSRGGYDRDSRGGGRGGYDRDSRGGDRDDRGGDDRGARRPRY
- a CDS encoding BLUF domain-containing protein gives rise to the protein MRSIVYTSTQTRPITDAELAQILAVGREKNTSMGVTGILAHKADNCIGILEGDDEVVGARFEQVRLDPRHTNVRVLLDEPIEQRSFPDWSMAFQPLDPLMQQVPGFSDLFAPGQPADPAFGSARARGLLEWFRKHPLAPLTSRTAEEDEAPRSLAIIGAIIALRDGGVSRFGLDVAAAHAGMPVEDLRQVFPTEGSLLAATVERWTRTVSGPLTPLIAEKGTVAFLHALLLAQSEEPALVELLAASLASAADPTVDGADYHRSTYRRFRQTIRDGLAADVREGREPATMDPVRGAQQLLALHDGLRLQALLTADTDLVDAFDRAATRLRRGWSEQYEQPSYWDVPVTGA
- a CDS encoding NAD-dependent epimerase/dehydratase family protein; its protein translation is MSRHHVVVGAGPVGRHVAAHLAGRGDEVVVVTRSGRDSGVAGVRHVALDASDAAALTRVTEGAAALYNCANPGDYTQWERVWPPLATALLETAERTGAVYGITGNLYPYGPVTGPMRADLPDAATDHKGVLRARMWADARAAHEAGRLRAVEVRGADYVGPGVGANGHVTRVLPGALRGRAATVIGRTDQPHSYTDVGDVARTLVAATDDPTAHGRTWIVPTNAPRTQEQALTDVLRSVGKPAVRVRSLPIGVFRALGTVVPFMREVAQLGYQWTGPYVVDDRATRAHLGLEPTPWDEVCRRTAEGTTA
- a CDS encoding TetR/AcrR family transcriptional regulator gives rise to the protein MVDKAPTARALARETVRTAILDAARARLTEEGPAQLSLRAVARDVGMVSSAVYRYFPSRDDLLTALLVLDYDELGAAVEAAESPVDRADHVGRWVAACRAIRGWAVAHPGDFALLYGSPVPGYVAPQDTVAPASRTTHVLLRVVTDAWAAVPGSALPPDWRLGAGPSVDSRPGTAASVADAVRYAATHGFHADPAPEVVLRTLMAWTTVYGMLSFELFGHAVGSVSDHAAYFDEVVVRLAHDLGLASPHPVP